A stretch of the Teretinema zuelzerae genome encodes the following:
- the eno gene encoding phosphopyruvate hydratase: protein MSNIAFIDGREILDSRGNPTVEVDVYLEDGSRGRAAVPSGASTGEHEALELRDGDMDRYKGKGVLDAVEQVNNAIAEELDGADALDQAEIDHILLTLDGTPNKSKLGANAILGVSMAVARAAADSLGIPLYRYLGGAHTMQLPLPMANIINGGQHSDNKIDFQEFMVMPVGADSMREAVRMTAEVFHALKGILKDAGLATSVGDEGGFAPNMGNEDALGYIMKAIEKAHYRPGEDMMIALDCAASELYDAGGRKGYKFWKSNPDKLFTADEMIDLYKKWIGSYPIISIEDPLDQNDWAGYTRLTEELGGKVQIVGDDFFVTNTERLKKGIAEGACNSILIKLNQIGSVTETIDAIKMAQNAGYTAVISHRSGETEDTFIADLAVAMEAGQIKTGSMSRSDRVAKYNQLMRIEDELGVTARFAGKETFARLLK from the coding sequence ATGAGCAATATCGCATTTATCGACGGCCGCGAGATTCTGGATTCGCGCGGAAATCCGACTGTCGAAGTAGACGTATATCTTGAAGACGGATCGAGAGGACGGGCCGCCGTTCCCTCGGGAGCCTCGACGGGCGAGCATGAAGCCCTCGAGCTGAGGGACGGAGACATGGACCGCTACAAGGGAAAGGGAGTTCTTGACGCGGTCGAACAGGTGAACAACGCGATCGCCGAAGAGCTCGACGGGGCGGACGCCCTCGACCAGGCGGAAATAGATCACATTCTGCTCACCCTCGACGGAACCCCGAATAAATCGAAGCTCGGCGCGAACGCGATTCTCGGCGTTTCGATGGCTGTAGCCCGCGCCGCGGCGGATTCTCTGGGCATCCCGCTGTACCGCTATCTCGGCGGAGCCCACACCATGCAGCTTCCCCTTCCGATGGCGAACATAATCAACGGAGGGCAGCACTCGGACAACAAGATCGACTTCCAGGAATTCATGGTTATGCCGGTCGGGGCCGACTCCATGAGGGAAGCGGTCAGAATGACGGCTGAGGTGTTCCACGCGCTCAAGGGCATCCTCAAGGACGCCGGCCTCGCGACCTCAGTAGGCGACGAAGGCGGATTCGCCCCGAACATGGGAAACGAAGACGCCCTCGGCTACATCATGAAGGCCATTGAAAAAGCCCATTACCGCCCCGGCGAAGACATGATGATCGCCCTCGACTGCGCGGCGAGCGAACTCTACGACGCCGGCGGACGGAAGGGATACAAATTCTGGAAGTCTAATCCGGACAAGCTGTTCACCGCCGACGAAATGATCGATCTCTACAAGAAGTGGATCGGCTCCTACCCCATCATCTCCATCGAAGATCCCCTGGACCAGAACGACTGGGCGGGATACACCCGGCTCACCGAAGAACTCGGGGGCAAGGTGCAGATAGTCGGAGACGACTTTTTCGTAACGAACACCGAACGGTTGAAAAAGGGAATCGCGGAAGGCGCATGCAACTCGATCCTGATCAAGCTCAACCAGATCGGCTCGGTCACGGAAACCATCGACGCGATCAAAATGGCGCAGAACGCGGGCTACACCGCCGTCATTTCGCACCGCTCGGGCGAAACCGAGGACACCTTCATCGCGGATCTCGCGGTGGCGATGGAAGCCGGACAGATCAAGACAGGCTCGATGAGCCGATCCGACCGCGTGGCCAAGTACAACCAGCTGATGAGAATCGAGGACGAACTCGGGGTAACCGCCCGCTTCGCCGGAAAGGAAACCTTCGCAAGGCTGCTGAAATAA
- a CDS encoding MATE family efflux transporter, whose amino-acid sequence MSTTDIRNGPIGPVLVRLSLPVLIGQAFNLLYSLVDTWFIARIDTADPWLVGSTGLVFPLFFIFLASSFGISGGVSSLVSRAIGAGKTDELDRTAESGIFLALAASIIILGLMYPFATPLLTLFGGQGKLLEYGLSYLLWLLPTVPFMLLSAVFTGILQGEGRTRYMMTAMMIGTVANIILDPIFIFVLKMGVAGAGLATAVGNAMSFIYLVTVFLAPGSSVKIHWKASNVSFPVVGEILRVGLPQSVLNFLSSISFIFYNRIMTDINPMILTAFTLYSRLEQIALIPIWSLSSALSSLAGQAAGAGDIPRMKKAAAVSSGMGLAVTGSLLLAFVLSSSRLYAVFQSDPGILSLAGQITVWMAAASFASVPIFMINTILSSSGFAGWSLGLTIVRIYVFNVPACFIGAYVVGRNLSSVMIAIFISSVVSLGFTFLAGGRFFNGLASGRLKIRLSAQQ is encoded by the coding sequence ATGAGTACAACAGATATTCGCAACGGTCCCATCGGCCCGGTTCTCGTGCGGCTTTCGCTTCCTGTTCTGATCGGACAGGCGTTCAATCTTCTCTACAGCCTGGTGGACACCTGGTTCATCGCGCGCATCGACACCGCCGATCCCTGGCTCGTCGGATCGACCGGCCTCGTGTTCCCGCTCTTTTTCATTTTTCTCGCGTCGAGCTTCGGCATCTCCGGAGGCGTTTCGTCGCTTGTATCCCGGGCGATAGGGGCGGGCAAGACCGACGAATTGGATCGAACTGCCGAGAGCGGCATCTTTCTCGCTCTCGCGGCCAGCATCATCATCCTGGGGCTCATGTATCCTTTTGCTACCCCGCTGCTTACGCTCTTCGGCGGGCAAGGCAAGCTGCTGGAGTACGGTCTTTCCTACCTTCTCTGGTTGTTGCCGACCGTTCCCTTCATGCTGCTCTCCGCTGTGTTTACCGGAATCCTGCAAGGCGAAGGCCGGACCCGCTACATGATGACCGCGATGATGATCGGCACCGTCGCCAATATTATACTCGACCCGATATTCATCTTCGTTCTGAAGATGGGCGTGGCCGGAGCCGGATTGGCGACCGCCGTCGGAAACGCGATGAGTTTCATCTACCTGGTAACGGTCTTCCTCGCTCCGGGTTCGAGCGTGAAAATTCATTGGAAAGCTTCGAACGTTTCCTTTCCCGTCGTCGGGGAAATTTTGCGCGTGGGGCTTCCCCAGAGCGTTCTCAACTTTCTGTCGTCCATCAGCTTCATTTTCTACAACAGGATTATGACGGACATCAATCCGATGATCCTGACGGCCTTCACCCTCTACTCCCGCCTCGAGCAAATCGCCCTCATCCCGATCTGGTCCCTCTCGAGCGCGCTTTCCTCCCTGGCGGGGCAGGCGGCCGGCGCGGGAGACATTCCCCGCATGAAAAAAGCCGCCGCCGTTTCTTCCGGCATGGGGCTCGCGGTCACCGGCTCTCTGCTGCTGGCTTTCGTCCTCTCAAGCTCCCGTCTGTACGCCGTATTCCAGAGCGATCCCGGAATTCTCTCGCTTGCCGGACAGATCACCGTGTGGATGGCCGCCGCCTCGTTCGCTTCGGTTCCGATATTCATGATAAACACCATTCTTTCGTCCTCCGGTTTCGCCGGATGGAGTCTCGGCCTCACCATCGTCAGGATCTACGTATTCAATGTGCCGGCCTGCTTCATCGGCGCCTATGTCGTCGGCCGGAATCTGTCCTCGGTCATGATCGCCATTTTCATTTCGTCGGTTGTGTCCCTCGGTTTCACCTTTCTCGCGGGCGGTCGTTTCTTCAACGGGCTCGCCTCGGGCCGTTTGAAGATTCGCCTCTCGGCTCAACAATAG
- a CDS encoding ATP-dependent Clp protease proteolytic subunit, with protein sequence MLAVRNEEESEDEEKSEKTEGMDPFAHKFLKTRQILLSGEINKPLAEKIVRQLLVLEADSDEPIRIFIDSPGGDADAGYAIFDMIRFIKAPVITVGMGLVASAGSIILLAAPRERRFGLPNSHYLIHQPLSGIKGVATEIEIHALELEKMRVRINELIAAETGLSIEKVSKDTDRDFWMSAPEAASYGLISKVITSRAELP encoded by the coding sequence ATCCTCGCGGTCAGAAACGAAGAAGAATCGGAAGACGAAGAAAAGTCCGAAAAAACCGAAGGAATGGATCCCTTCGCGCACAAGTTCCTGAAAACCCGCCAAATCCTTTTATCCGGCGAAATCAACAAACCCCTTGCGGAGAAAATCGTCCGCCAGCTCCTGGTTCTCGAAGCCGATTCCGATGAACCGATCCGCATCTTCATCGACTCCCCCGGAGGAGACGCGGACGCGGGCTACGCAATTTTCGACATGATCCGCTTCATCAAGGCCCCGGTAATCACCGTTGGCATGGGCCTTGTCGCAAGCGCCGGCTCCATCATCCTGCTCGCCGCTCCCAGGGAGCGCCGTTTCGGCCTGCCGAACAGCCACTACCTCATTCACCAGCCGCTTTCCGGCATCAAGGGAGTCGCGACTGAAATCGAGATTCACGCCCTCGAGCTCGAGAAAATGCGCGTTAGAATCAACGAACTGATCGCCGCGGAAACCGGACTTTCCATCGAAAAGGTTTCCAAAGACACCGACCGTGATTTCTGGATGAGCGCCCCCGAGGCGGCCTCCTACGGTCTCATTTCCAAGGTGATAACCTCCCGCGCCGAACTTCCCTGA
- the pulA gene encoding type I pullulanase — protein sequence MMIRILPGDSRRMAWTDRKNGYFELLSCSADSCGGGYFRGETRYLADVFLCPEDHADLYRINAAETLVRPEGMTVIFNRPSSAHPSGSLGLHVSLLINEQAFWLSLSASRVFDSSRGSAAVPHAGFGLVFDSSLSGGRWTRAEHGSAVVWHNHAGAAIASVSPFTVESPDRDRAVLYAEGSTNPGWYLAFESTPERACAKAAFLAASDAVCAHRKSVAEFVDSCALDTGDPAFDSAVKWARFSGWMLAVNDHGPGIWAGLPWFRDNWGRDTFIALSGILLTSGRFKEAREVLVSFACHQNKDPESPDWGRIPNRFRGSNDVIYNTADGTLWFIRSLWEYLQYTGDLEILEELGPTVDLALQSDATRRTDSNGLLLHGDADTWMDARIRGNEPWSPRGDRANDIQSLWYTALVIGSRIARLKGFPALAEERAAQARRVKDSFRRLFWCPSRKALADHLPPGPHGEWLRDFRVRPNQLFALTAPAILDSPQTSGKEGFETALLDAAQSDAVLENVTRELASPFGLFSLSPEDPLFHPRHEYPGRYHKDAAYHNGTIWVWNTGPYVTAAALSQTRAGTGSGTLPDLAAALLREEARMILEDGCAGSLSENIHAEPGADGKPVLSGTWSQAWSVSEFARNAFQDLVGFNPRLIDRQIELRPCLPLGMNRVAAEVFFGPGWKLSIELRRPDADGGVWCSLLWNPGVSPDKTGSRLSLRPLMVCGRLLEADKSLEFLLPAAEPGVSFPPSFPARRFDAEFCGAIHRDDWLEQLILSGRMKSPHGGGSNAAALEWFFDSDYFIEKYRTKAELGAVYSRDETVFRLWAPTARNVQLVLYRGDSSAEPDAVLPAREGTVQEGRAGIWDRSLPGDQHGLYYAWRVTAHGITRESPDPYARACGCNGLRSQVVDPEATDPPGWNKTAAPSLGSPSDAVVCEVHVADLTSSPTWDGPESSRRTYEGAALAGTSFKGFSTGFDHLKTMGFTHVQLMPVFDFSSVDESRSRDPEYRSRFVSGAYNWGYDPGNYSVPEGSYSSDPSDGAARIRELKTLVRDYAAAGMGVIMDVVYNHVPAAQNHPLGICVPGYYFRVDSYSGAGDDTASERVMFREYMKQSLCWWLSRYKLSGFRFDLMGLHDVETMNEIMRELRRIKGDVLVYGEGWDMYRAGKMVGASMKEARKMPGIGFFNDAFRCGIKGPVFNAMEGGFVHDGSHREAVKFGLVGAVFHPQVHNRKVDGTANPNPWSDHPGTSVNYAEIHDNATLYDKLVLVEERADESRYEALAKLSIALVVLSQGMPILHAGMEFLRTKEIPPSILAEHPDLYDLWRTSDKKRAFSHNTYNLGDAVNALDWSRRAEKDSVVEYTRGLIALRKAHPLFRLGTAEAVARSLSFLESASQPAPHPAAGNGAVSADSAAGTSAESASCLAAPPILGWTIDGDAVQDAWKGVCVLVNPAEIPQIVALPSSFKGGPWRLVCDETGVLKGDSGARAGAEGGRPVTVPKKALYLYAEF from the coding sequence ATGATGATACGTATTCTTCCGGGCGATTCCCGCAGAATGGCATGGACTGATCGGAAAAACGGCTATTTCGAGCTTCTCTCCTGTTCCGCCGACTCCTGCGGCGGGGGGTATTTCCGCGGAGAGACCCGCTATCTTGCGGATGTGTTCCTCTGTCCGGAGGACCACGCCGACTTATACCGGATCAACGCCGCTGAGACCCTTGTCCGGCCCGAGGGCATGACCGTCATTTTCAACCGCCCCAGCTCCGCCCATCCTTCCGGCTCGCTCGGGCTTCACGTCTCCCTTCTGATAAATGAACAGGCGTTCTGGCTCTCCCTTTCTGCCTCCCGCGTATTCGATTCATCCCGCGGTTCAGCGGCCGTTCCCCACGCGGGCTTCGGCCTTGTATTCGATTCCTCTCTTTCAGGAGGCCGCTGGACCCGGGCAGAGCACGGGTCGGCCGTCGTGTGGCACAATCATGCGGGCGCCGCGATCGCCTCCGTTTCTCCCTTCACCGTGGAATCTCCGGACCGGGACCGCGCTGTGCTTTACGCCGAAGGTTCGACCAATCCGGGATGGTATCTCGCTTTCGAATCGACGCCCGAGCGCGCCTGCGCGAAAGCCGCGTTTCTCGCCGCCTCGGACGCGGTGTGCGCCCATCGGAAAAGTGTTGCAGAATTCGTTGATTCCTGCGCCCTCGATACAGGCGATCCTGCCTTCGATTCCGCGGTAAAATGGGCTCGTTTTTCCGGCTGGATGCTCGCCGTCAACGACCACGGCCCCGGCATATGGGCCGGGCTTCCCTGGTTCAGGGATAACTGGGGCCGCGATACCTTCATCGCTCTTTCCGGCATTCTGCTGACGTCCGGCAGGTTTAAGGAAGCCAGAGAAGTTCTCGTCTCCTTCGCCTGCCATCAGAATAAGGATCCGGAGAGTCCTGACTGGGGACGGATTCCCAACCGGTTCCGCGGATCGAACGACGTTATATATAATACGGCAGACGGAACTCTCTGGTTCATCCGTTCTCTCTGGGAGTATCTGCAGTATACCGGAGATCTCGAGATTCTCGAGGAGCTCGGTCCGACCGTCGATCTGGCCCTTCAGTCGGACGCCACGCGCCGCACGGACTCGAACGGTTTGCTTCTCCACGGCGACGCGGACACCTGGATGGACGCCCGCATCAGAGGCAACGAGCCCTGGTCTCCCCGCGGGGACCGGGCGAACGATATTCAAAGCTTGTGGTATACGGCCCTCGTCATCGGATCCCGCATCGCCCGGCTGAAAGGCTTTCCCGCTCTCGCAGAGGAACGCGCGGCTCAGGCCCGGAGGGTGAAAGACTCTTTCCGCCGTCTATTCTGGTGTCCGTCGAGAAAAGCCCTGGCGGATCATCTTCCCCCCGGGCCTCACGGCGAATGGCTTCGGGATTTCCGCGTACGGCCGAATCAGCTGTTCGCGCTCACCGCTCCGGCGATATTGGATTCCCCGCAAACCTCGGGAAAAGAGGGCTTTGAAACTGCCCTTCTGGACGCCGCGCAGTCCGACGCCGTGCTGGAAAACGTCACCCGCGAACTCGCTTCACCGTTCGGCCTGTTCAGCCTCTCCCCGGAGGATCCCCTCTTTCATCCCCGCCACGAGTATCCCGGCCGCTACCACAAGGACGCGGCTTATCATAACGGAACAATCTGGGTGTGGAACACCGGTCCCTACGTAACCGCCGCCGCCCTGTCCCAAACCCGCGCCGGCACCGGATCAGGGACGCTTCCCGATCTCGCGGCCGCCCTTTTGAGGGAAGAAGCCCGCATGATTCTGGAAGACGGCTGCGCGGGCTCCTTGAGCGAAAACATCCATGCGGAGCCCGGCGCGGACGGCAAACCTGTTCTTTCGGGAACCTGGTCCCAGGCATGGAGCGTTTCTGAATTCGCCCGAAACGCCTTTCAGGACCTTGTCGGTTTCAATCCCCGGCTCATCGATCGCCAGATCGAACTGCGCCCCTGTCTTCCCCTGGGAATGAACCGGGTCGCCGCCGAAGTCTTTTTCGGGCCGGGATGGAAGCTGTCGATCGAGCTGCGCCGTCCTGATGCCGACGGGGGCGTGTGGTGCTCTCTTCTATGGAATCCCGGCGTCTCGCCTGATAAAACGGGATCCCGTCTCTCCCTACGCCCGCTCATGGTCTGCGGCCGCCTGCTGGAAGCGGACAAGAGCCTGGAATTCCTTTTGCCTGCCGCCGAACCCGGCGTCTCCTTTCCTCCGTCCTTTCCCGCCCGCCGCTTCGACGCAGAATTCTGCGGCGCTATACATCGAGACGACTGGCTTGAACAGCTGATTTTATCCGGGAGAATGAAAAGCCCGCACGGAGGAGGCTCGAACGCCGCGGCCCTCGAATGGTTTTTCGATTCCGATTATTTTATCGAGAAATACCGGACGAAGGCGGAGCTGGGCGCTGTCTATTCTCGCGATGAAACCGTCTTCCGCCTGTGGGCTCCGACGGCCCGGAACGTTCAGCTGGTTCTCTACCGCGGCGATTCTTCAGCGGAACCCGACGCCGTTCTTCCCGCCCGGGAAGGCACAGTCCAGGAAGGAAGGGCCGGAATCTGGGATCGTTCTCTTCCGGGCGACCAGCACGGGCTCTATTACGCCTGGCGGGTTACGGCGCACGGAATCACGCGCGAGTCCCCCGATCCGTACGCGCGCGCCTGCGGATGCAACGGACTGCGGTCCCAGGTCGTCGACCCCGAGGCGACCGATCCTCCCGGCTGGAACAAGACGGCCGCCCCTTCTCTCGGTTCGCCGAGCGACGCGGTCGTTTGCGAGGTTCACGTCGCGGATCTCACCTCGTCCCCGACCTGGGACGGCCCTGAATCCAGCCGCCGGACATACGAAGGCGCGGCCCTTGCCGGAACTTCTTTCAAGGGCTTTTCCACCGGCTTCGACCATCTGAAAACGATGGGCTTCACCCACGTGCAGCTCATGCCGGTCTTCGATTTTTCCAGCGTCGACGAGAGCCGTTCCCGCGATCCCGAGTACCGCTCGCGTTTTGTTTCCGGCGCATACAACTGGGGCTACGACCCCGGGAACTACTCGGTTCCGGAGGGCTCGTATTCGTCCGATCCTTCGGACGGAGCCGCCAGAATCCGCGAACTGAAAACCCTCGTCCGGGACTACGCGGCGGCCGGAATGGGCGTCATTATGGACGTCGTGTACAACCACGTGCCCGCTGCCCAGAACCATCCCCTCGGCATCTGCGTCCCCGGCTATTACTTCCGCGTGGACAGCTATTCCGGGGCCGGAGACGATACCGCGAGCGAGCGCGTCATGTTCCGGGAGTACATGAAACAGTCCCTGTGCTGGTGGCTTTCCCGGTATAAGCTATCCGGCTTCCGCTTCGACCTCATGGGCCTCCACGATGTGGAAACCATGAACGAAATCATGCGCGAGCTGCGCAGGATCAAAGGGGATGTGCTGGTATACGGCGAAGGCTGGGACATGTACCGCGCCGGTAAAATGGTCGGCGCGAGCATGAAGGAAGCCCGGAAGATGCCCGGCATCGGTTTCTTCAACGACGCCTTCCGCTGCGGAATAAAGGGTCCGGTGTTCAACGCCATGGAAGGAGGATTCGTCCACGACGGAAGCCATCGCGAAGCCGTTAAATTCGGTCTGGTCGGCGCGGTCTTCCATCCCCAGGTGCATAACCGGAAGGTGGACGGCACTGCCAATCCGAATCCCTGGTCGGACCATCCCGGAACCTCGGTCAATTACGCGGAGATTCACGACAACGCCACGCTCTACGATAAGCTTGTCCTGGTAGAGGAACGAGCCGACGAGTCCCGCTACGAAGCGCTCGCCAAGCTGTCGATCGCCCTCGTCGTCCTGTCCCAGGGAATGCCCATCCTTCACGCGGGCATGGAATTTCTGCGCACGAAGGAGATACCTCCTTCCATTCTGGCAGAACACCCCGACCTCTACGACCTGTGGCGCACGAGCGATAAAAAACGGGCGTTCTCCCACAATACCTACAACCTCGGAGACGCCGTCAACGCCCTCGACTGGAGCCGCCGGGCTGAAAAAGACTCTGTCGTGGAATATACGCGCGGCCTCATCGCCCTGCGGAAGGCTCACCCCCTGTTCCGGCTCGGAACAGCCGAAGCGGTTGCCCGGTCACTTTCCTTCTTGGAGAGCGCCTCACAGCCCGCTCCTCATCCCGCAGCCGGAAACGGTGCCGTCTCCGCCGATTCCGCCGCCGGAACGTCCGCCGAATCGGCGTCCTGCCTTGCGGCCCCGCCCATACTCGGCTGGACCATCGACGGGGATGCGGTTCAGGACGCATGGAAGGGCGTCTGCGTTCTGGTCAATCCGGCGGAAATCCCGCAGATCGTCGCGCTTCCCTCGTCGTTCAAGGGAGGCCCCTGGCGCCTTGTCTGCGATGAAACAGGCGTGCTCAAGGGAGACTCAGGCGCGCGCGCGGGAGCGGAAGGCGGCCGGCCGGTAACCGTTCCGAAAAAAGCCCTGTACTTATACGCGGAATTTTAG
- a CDS encoding glycoside hydrolase family 13 protein, whose amino-acid sequence MKMNAAAVYHHCGDAWCSALDAETLLIRIRTARDDIDRIDLVYADPFEWDRSGTEAHWNSVLSPMAICGKTAVHDYWEARISPPYGRLKYWFILNKGRQAYEFGEKGIVETVDRWNTWNTFIFPYIQPTEVFHAPDWVAGTVWYQIFPERYHNGNGDLNPRNTLPWHHGPVTNGEFYGGNLPGITAKLDHIAELGFTGIYLTPIFDSPSVHKYDTRDYMKIDPAFGSEGDLKELVRKAHAKGIRVILDAVFNHSGRSFGPWQDVLEKGEESRYRDWFVIKGFPIFGRDPETGAALSDTGDSHGTNLRTFAFTTGMPKLNTTNPEVREYLLNVAEYWIRTCDIDGWRLDVANEVDHEFWRHFRKRVKAVKRDAFIVGEIWHHSMDWLRGDQYDAIMNYHFGQAVVDFLNESAEIPDALALAHRFTTLEMSYPPNVVRNSFNLLDSHDTPRLIHQVKDNIEAARQAWLLLAVLPAPPCFYYGSEFGITGGYDPDCRRCMPWDASGQTPGQFGFIKEIVALRKDNSVLINRGKREWLASRKTPGLFGVRITESPDTKGLIPEGKPRSITVLINRSKKDASGKDLSALLLPGEIDDQAFRRLAPNGFAWRAK is encoded by the coding sequence ATGAAGATGAATGCCGCGGCAGTATATCATCATTGCGGCGACGCCTGGTGTTCGGCATTGGACGCCGAAACCCTATTGATTCGCATCAGAACAGCGCGGGACGACATCGACCGCATAGACCTGGTCTACGCAGATCCCTTTGAATGGGATCGAAGCGGAACAGAAGCGCACTGGAACAGCGTTCTTTCTCCCATGGCCATATGCGGAAAAACCGCCGTCCATGATTACTGGGAGGCGCGGATTTCCCCTCCCTACGGCAGGCTGAAATACTGGTTCATCCTGAATAAGGGCCGCCAGGCCTACGAATTCGGCGAGAAGGGAATCGTGGAGACGGTGGACCGGTGGAATACCTGGAACACCTTCATCTTCCCCTACATCCAGCCGACTGAAGTTTTCCATGCCCCGGACTGGGTAGCGGGCACGGTGTGGTACCAGATTTTTCCCGAGCGGTATCACAACGGAAACGGGGATCTCAATCCACGGAACACCCTCCCCTGGCACCACGGGCCGGTCACCAACGGGGAGTTCTACGGCGGAAATCTTCCCGGCATTACCGCGAAGCTCGATCATATCGCGGAGCTCGGCTTCACCGGAATCTATCTCACGCCCATCTTCGATTCGCCGTCCGTTCACAAATACGACACCCGCGATTATATGAAGATCGATCCTGCATTCGGCTCCGAGGGGGATTTGAAGGAACTGGTCAGAAAGGCGCATGCCAAAGGAATACGGGTGATTCTCGACGCGGTGTTCAATCACAGCGGGCGAAGTTTCGGCCCCTGGCAGGATGTACTGGAGAAAGGCGAGGAATCCCGGTATCGCGACTGGTTCGTCATCAAGGGTTTTCCGATTTTCGGCCGCGACCCCGAGACAGGTGCGGCTCTTTCCGATACGGGTGATTCCCACGGAACGAACCTGAGAACCTTCGCCTTCACCACGGGCATGCCGAAGCTGAACACGACGAATCCGGAAGTCAGAGAGTATCTCCTGAACGTCGCGGAATACTGGATTAGAACCTGCGACATAGACGGCTGGCGGCTGGACGTCGCAAACGAGGTCGACCACGAATTCTGGCGGCATTTCCGGAAGAGGGTCAAGGCGGTCAAGAGAGATGCCTTCATAGTCGGGGAAATCTGGCACCATTCTATGGACTGGCTGCGCGGAGACCAGTACGACGCCATCATGAACTATCACTTCGGCCAGGCCGTCGTCGATTTTTTGAACGAGTCGGCCGAAATACCGGACGCCCTGGCGCTCGCTCACCGCTTCACGACGCTGGAAATGTCGTACCCGCCGAACGTGGTGCGAAACAGCTTCAATCTTCTGGACTCCCACGACACGCCGCGGTTGATCCATCAAGTGAAGGACAACATCGAAGCCGCGCGGCAGGCATGGCTCCTGCTCGCGGTTCTGCCGGCTCCGCCGTGTTTCTATTACGGAAGCGAATTCGGAATCACCGGCGGCTACGATCCGGACTGCCGGCGCTGCATGCCCTGGGACGCCTCAGGCCAAACTCCCGGACAGTTCGGATTCATCAAAGAGATCGTCGCGCTCCGCAAGGACAACAGCGTTCTGATCAACCGGGGAAAGCGCGAGTGGCTCGCAAGCCGGAAAACGCCCGGACTCTTCGGCGTGCGGATTACCGAAAGCCCGGACACGAAGGGACTCATCCCCGAAGGAAAGCCCCGTTCCATAACAGTGCTCATAAACCGGAGTAAAAAGGACGCCTCTGGAAAAGACCTTTCAGCCCTCCTCCTCCCCGGCGAAATCGACGATCAAGCCTTCCGCAGGCTCGCGCCGAACGGCTTCGCCTGGCGCGCAAAATAA
- a CDS encoding OmpA family protein, giving the protein MKPIRRTLRPLLRAAALMAAVTLHAEEREWPGTTLLTETSWEGQALPGGFGARAGFAVGGWPRKETVFSLSGDYRWETPDGGEPIPQPGANLSAGWRMPLFGLLRVMPRAGLGAGAVFSPSSAAFVQYAEFGLQASVRLGGRDYFSVEPAVRVPFFSSGGASSPQFSLAFGLRKETPWIMPLRRVQPALSISPERFSPDGDGIDETARIGVSLKRPKNAVRWKASILDAGDAELWTAEGSAAPENGLEWNGTGKNGAEPEPAFDYRCVLETEDLIGRTERTEAFITVDILVIRDGDRYKIRVPAIKFPSYETDFAAGQSRELLEENRATLERIALLFARFPEYTLTVEGHANAVYWADPKRRDREQTETLVPLSRKRAENVREALILLGIEENRIRAVGMGGSRPVVPFGKSDEIWKNRRVEFILSK; this is encoded by the coding sequence TTGAAACCGATCCGACGGACATTGAGACCCCTCCTGCGCGCGGCCGCGCTCATGGCTGCCGTAACTCTGCATGCTGAAGAACGCGAATGGCCGGGAACCACCCTGCTCACGGAAACCTCATGGGAAGGCCAGGCTCTCCCCGGAGGCTTCGGAGCGCGCGCCGGTTTCGCCGTCGGCGGATGGCCGCGAAAGGAAACGGTATTCTCGCTTTCAGGCGATTACCGGTGGGAGACTCCCGACGGCGGAGAACCGATTCCCCAGCCGGGAGCGAACCTGTCGGCCGGCTGGCGGATGCCCCTTTTCGGGTTGCTTCGAGTCATGCCCCGCGCGGGGCTCGGCGCCGGAGCGGTTTTTTCGCCTTCTAGCGCCGCCTTCGTTCAATACGCCGAATTCGGACTTCAAGCCTCGGTGCGGCTCGGCGGACGGGACTATTTTTCTGTCGAACCGGCGGTCAGAGTGCCGTTTTTTTCCTCCGGCGGGGCGTCTTCGCCGCAGTTTTCGCTTGCCTTCGGGTTGAGAAAGGAAACGCCGTGGATCATGCCGCTCAGGCGGGTGCAGCCGGCGCTTTCGATCTCGCCTGAGCGTTTTTCCCCGGACGGGGACGGCATCGACGAAACGGCCCGCATCGGCGTATCGCTCAAACGGCCGAAAAACGCGGTCCGGTGGAAGGCCTCTATTCTTGACGCCGGAGATGCCGAACTGTGGACCGCCGAGGGTTCGGCTGCGCCTGAAAACGGCTTGGAATGGAACGGGACGGGGAAAAACGGAGCCGAGCCCGAACCCGCCTTCGATTACCGCTGCGTCCTGGAAACCGAAGACCTGATCGGGAGAACCGAACGGACCGAGGCCTTCATAACAGTCGACATTTTGGTTATTCGGGACGGCGACCGGTACAAGATCCGCGTTCCGGCCATCAAATTTCCATCCTACGAAACCGACTTCGCCGCCGGCCAATCGCGGGAGCTTCTGGAAGAAAACCGCGCGACCCTGGAACGCATCGCCCTGCTGTTCGCGCGCTTTCCGGAGTATACGCTCACCGTGGAAGGCCACGCGAACGCCGTCTACTGGGCCGACCCGAAACGGCGCGACCGCGAACAGACGGAAACGCTCGTTCCCCTTTCGCGGAAACGGGCGGAGAATGTGCGGGAAGCGCTGATATTGCTCGGAATAGAAGAAAACCGGATCAGGGCGGTCGGCATGGGCGGCTCGCGGCCGGTGGTTCCCTTCGGGAAAAGCGACGAAATATGGAAAAACCGGAGAGTCGAGTTCATCCTCTCGAAGTAA